In the Mycosarcoma maydis chromosome 6, whole genome shotgun sequence genome, one interval contains:
- a CDS encoding uncharacterized protein (related to GSP1 - GTP-binding protein of the ras superfamily) produces MASAKEFKVVLAGQFGTGKTTFATRVKSAKADSKEIKALKTTQYPVTLQTSAGSVTLRLFDTNLHAKGGLPDDGFFRTADAAIVFFDLTKEDSYTAMEDWYDAVIKANGRKGSEPLPILVVGTKADDIKGRDIKPEAIEFPRKKELPYREISSNANYGVKELLLDVCKALLGDSVQLTDQVELDKPKIDKIDQEQLEKLYSEYEKASK; encoded by the coding sequence ATGGCAAGCGCTAAAGAGTTCAAAGTCGTATTGGCAGGCCAGTTTGGCACGGGCAAGACTACGTTTGCCACGCGCGTCAAGTCGGCCAAAGCGGATTCAAAGGagatcaaggcgctcaagacaaCCCAGTATCCCGTGACGCTTCAGACCTCGGCCGGGTCGGTGACGCTCCGACTGTTTGACACCAACTTGCACGCAAAGGGCGGTCTACCGGACGACGGCTTCTTCCGAACAGCTGATGCTGCCATCGTGTTCTTCGATCTGACCAAAGAGGACAGCTACACAGCCATGGAGGACTGGTACGACGCTGTTATCAAGGCCAACGGACGCAAGGGCAGCGAGCCCCTACCCATCCTAGTCGTCGGTACAAAGGCAGACGACATCAAGGGCCGAGATATCAAGCCAGAAGCGATCGAATTCCCACGCAAGAAGGAGCTCCCTTACCGCGAGATCTCGTCCAATGCTAATTACGGCGTCAAGGAACTTCTGCTCGATGTCTGCAAAGCCCTGCTTGGTGATTCTGTTCAACTCACCGACCAAGTAGAACTGGACAAGCCAAAGATCGACAAGATTGAccaagagcagctcgagaagctttACAGCGAGTACGAAAAGGCCTCCAAGTGA